A DNA window from Arachis hypogaea cultivar Tifrunner chromosome 18, arahy.Tifrunner.gnm2.J5K5, whole genome shotgun sequence contains the following coding sequences:
- the LOC140181617 gene encoding protein NETWORKED 1A-like: MNCDLKQELNKLRKRFELTEAENVYLNKSIERIDKEFHEAKDTSFHLSHQIENSENLVKKKEAELLAMEKRIKASETLNTEFCRAIEELKMEQEESRRIKEDMDRKV, encoded by the exons ATGAATTGTGATCTTAAGCAGGAGCTTAACAAGTTGAGGAAAAGGTTCGAGTTGACAGAAGCAGAGAATGTTTATCTGAACAAGTCAATTGAGAGAATAGACAAAGAGTTTCATGAAGCCAAAGACACAAGTTTCCATTTAAGTCATCAAATTGAAAACTCAGAAAATCTGGTTAAGAAGAAAGAAGCAGAACTGTTAGCAATGGAGAAAAGGATAAAGGCATCAGAGACATTAAACACCGAGTTCTGCAGAGCTATTGAGGAGCTGAAGATGGAACAAGAAGAATCAAGAAGGATCAAAGAAGATATGGACAGAAAG GTGTGA